The proteins below are encoded in one region of Juglans microcarpa x Juglans regia isolate MS1-56 chromosome 4D, Jm3101_v1.0, whole genome shotgun sequence:
- the LOC121259509 gene encoding LOW QUALITY PROTEIN: zinc finger CCCH domain-containing protein ZFN-like (The sequence of the model RefSeq protein was modified relative to this genomic sequence to represent the inferred CDS: inserted 1 base in 1 codon) produces MEFDAGIPMSRAAAPAVAVTVTEGASLSPSSLNEDAMWQMNLISSEMMDSGLYPERPGEPDCSYYIRTGLCRFGATCRFNHPPNRKLAIATARMKGDFPERVGQPECQYYLKTGTCKFGATCKFHHPRDKAGVAGRVTLNILGYPLRPNETQCSYYLRTGQCKFGSTCKFHHPQPTNMMVSLSGSPVYPTMQSPTTPGQQSYPGGISNWSRASFIPSPRWQGPSSYAPLLLPQGVVSVPGWNAYSGELGSVSSPESQQQTVGNSQIYGTSRQGESANAGPQGTFSPLRSSSVPAGFYALQGENVFPERPGQPECQFYMKTGDCKFGAVCRFHHPRDRLIPTPDCVLSPIGLPLRQGEPLCIFYSRYGICKFGPSCKFDHPMGIFTYNPSASSSGDXPVRRLLGSSSGTAALNLSSEGLVQAGSAKPRRLSLSETRQMPSGDDNIDTEG; encoded by the exons ATGGAATTCGACGCCGGAATTCCGATGTCCCGAGCGGCGGCACCGGCGGTGGCCGTGACCGTGACCGAGGGAGCCTCGCTTTCGCCGTCCTCCTTGAACGAAG ATGCAATGTGGCAAATGAACTTGATATCAAGTGAAATGATGGACTCTGGGCTGTATCCTGAGCGTCCTGGAGAACCAGATTGTTCTTATTACATTAGAACAGGCCTCTGCAGATTTGGGGCAACGTGTAGATTTAATCATCCTCCTAACAGGAAGCTG GCTATTGCTACTGCAAGGATGAAGGGGGACTTTCCAGAACGAGTGGGACAACCAGAATGTCAG TACTACCTGAAGACAGGAACTTGCAAGTTTGGGGCGACATGTAAGTTTCATCATCCTAGAGACAAAGCTGGAGTTGCTGGAAGAGTTACCTTAAATATTTTAGGCTATCCTCTTCGCCCg AACGAGACTCAGTGTTCCTACTATTTAAGAACTGGACAATGCAAGTTTGGAAGCACTTGTAAATTCCACCACCCTCAACCAACAAATATGATGGTTTCCTTGAGTGGTTCTCCTGTATATCCTACCATGCAGTCTCCAACGACTCCTGGTCAGCAGTCCTACCCAGGAGGAATTAGCAACTGGTCAAGAGCATCTTTTATTCCCAGTCCGCGCTGGCAAGGTCCTTCAAGTTATGCACCTTTGCTTCTTCCTCAGGGAGTGGTGTCAGTTCCTGGGTGGAATGCATACAGT GGTGAGCTTGGATCAGTTTCCTCTCCAGAGTCGCAGCAGCAAACGGTGGGAAATAGTCAGATTTATGGAACCTCACGCCAGGGTGAATCAGCTAATGCTGGACCTCAGGGGACATTTTCTCCACTTCGTTCAAGTTCTGTCCCTGCAGGGTTCTATGCATTGCAGGGAGAGAATGTATTTCCTGAGAGGCCTGGCCAGCCTGAATGCCAGTTTTACATGAAAACTGGTGATTGTAAGTTTGGTGCAGTTTGTCGGTTCCATCATCCTCGGGACCGGCTAATTCCTACTCCAGACTGTGTCTTGAGTCCCATAGGCCTTCCTTTACGTCAG GGAGAGCCTCTATGCATCTTCTATTCTCGTTACGGTATCTGCAAATTTGGTCCAAGTTGCAAGTTTGACCACCCAATGGGGATTTTCACGTACAATCCCTCTGCATCATCTTCGGGTG ACCCAGTCCGGCGTTTGCTGGGGTCATCATCTGGAACTGCTGCATTAAATTTGTCATCAGAAGGACTTGTTCAAGCAGGCTCGGCAAAGCCCAGACGACTTTCATTGTCGGAAACTAGACAGATGCCTTCTGGTGATGATAATATTGACACAGAAGGCTGA